The Meriones unguiculatus strain TT.TT164.6M chromosome 1, Bangor_MerUng_6.1, whole genome shotgun sequence genome has a segment encoding these proteins:
- the Ppm1g gene encoding protein phosphatase 1G, whose translation MGAYLSQPNTVKCSGDGVGAPRLPLPYGFSAMQGWRVSMEDAHNCIPELDNETAMFSVYDGHGGEEVALYCAKYLPDIIKDQKAYKEGKLQKALEDAFLAIDAKLTTEEVIKELAQIAGRPTEDEDDKEKVADEDDVDNEETALLHEEATMTIEELLTRYGQNCQKGPPHTKSGTGTGDEPGPQGLNGEAGPENPSRETPSQENGPTAKGHTGPSSNSEHGTEAGQTGEPVTATGEAGPSCSSASDKLPRVAKSKFFEDSEDDSDEVEEEEDDSEECSEEEDGYSSEEAENEEDEDDTEEAEEDDDEEEMMVPGMEGKEEPGSDSGTTAVVALIRGKQLIVANAGDSRCVVSEAGKALDMSYDHKPEDEVELARIKNAGGKVTMDGRVNGGLNLSRAIGDHFYKRNKNLPPEEQMISALPDIKVLTLTDDHEFMVIACDGIWNVMSSQEVVDFIQSKISQRDENGELRLLSSIVEELLDQCLAPDTSGDGTGCDNMTCIIICFKPRNTAELQAESGKRKLEEALSTEGAEENGNSDKKKAKRD comes from the exons GATGCTCACAACTGTATTCCTGAGCTAGACAATGAGACAGCCATGTTTTCCGTCTACGATGGACACGGAG GGGAAGAAGTTGCCTTGTACTGTGCCAAATATCTTCCTGATATTATCAAAGATCAGAAGGCCTACAAGGAAGGCAAGCTACAGAAG GCTTTAGAAGATGCCTTCTTGGCTATCGATGCCAAATTGACCACAGAGGAAGTCATTAAGGAACTGGCACAGATTGCGGGGAGACCCACTGAAGATGAGGATGATAAAGAAAAAGTAGCAGATGAGGATGATG TGGACAATGAGGAGACTGCATTGCTGCATGAAGAAGCTACCATGACGATTGAAGAGTTGCTGACACGTTATGGGCAGAACTGTCAGAAGGGCCCTCCCCATACCAAATCTGGAACTGGGACGGGCGATGAACCAGGGCCCCAGGGCCTCAATGGGGAGGCTGGACCTGAGAACCCATCTAGGGAAACTCCTTCCCAAGAAAATGGCCCCACAGCCAAAGGCCACACAGGCCCTTCCTCCAACTCGGAACATGGGACTGAGGCAGGCCAAACTGGTGAGCCTGTTACTGCTACTGGTGAGGCTGGACCTTCCTGCTCTTCAGCCTCTGACAAGCTGCCTCGAGTTGCTAAGTCCAAGTTCTTTGAGGACAGTGAGGATGACTCAgatgaggtggaggaggaagaggatgacaGTGAG GAATGTAGTGAGGAAGAGGATGGCTACAgcagtgaggaggcagagaaTGAGGAAGATGAGGATGACACTGAGGAGGCTGAAGAGGATGACGATGAAGAAGAGATGATGGTACCTGGAATGGAAGGCAAAGAAGAG CCTGGCTCTGACAGTGGCACAACAGCAGTGGTGGCTCTGATACGAGGGAAGCAGTTGATTGTGGCCAATGCAGGAGACTCTCGCTGTGTGGTGTCTGAAGCTGGCAAAGCTTTAGATATGTCCTATGATCACAAACCAGAGGATGAAGTGGAGCTAGCACGCATCAAGAATGCTGGTGGCAAGGTCACCATGGATGGACGAGTCAACGGAGGCCTCAACCTCTCCAGGGCCATTG GAGACCACTTCtacaagagaaacaaaaatttGCCACCTGAGGAACAGATGATTTCTGCCCTTCCTGACATCAAGGTGCTGACTCTCACTGATGACCATGAATTCATGGTCATTGCTTGCGATGGCATCTG GAATGTGATGAGCAGCCAGGAGGTTGTAGACTTTATTCAATCAAAGATCAGCCAACGTGATGAAAATGGGGAGCTTCGGTTATTGTCATCCATTGTGGAAGAG CTGCTGGATCAGTGCCTGGCACCAGACACTTCTGGGGATGGCACTGGCTGTGACAACATGACGTGCATCATCATTTGCTTCAAGCCCCGAAACACAGCAGAGCTCCAGGCAGAGAGTGGCAAGAGGAAACTTGAGGAGGCGCTCTCCACGGAGGGGGCTGAAGAGAATGGCAACAGTGACAAGAAGAAGGCCAAGCGGGACTAG
- the Znf513 gene encoding zinc finger protein 513 — MPRRKQSHPQPVKCEGVKVDTEDSFDEGPGALVLESDLLLGQDLEFEEEEEEGDGHNDQLMGFERDSEGDSQGARPGLPYGLSDDESGGGRALSAESEVEEPARGRGEARGERPGPACQLCGGPTGEGPCCGAGGPGGGPPLPPRLLYSCRLCAFVSHYSSHLKRHMQTHSGEKPFRCGRCPYASAQLVNLTRHTRTHTGEKPYRCPHCPFACSSLGNLRRHQRTHTGPPTPPCPTCGFRCCAPRPTRPPSPTEQEGTMPRRSEDALILPELSLHVPPGGASFLPDCGQLRGEGEGLCGTGSEPLPELLFPWTCRGCGQELEEGEGSRLGTAMCGRCMRGEAGGGASGGPQTPSDKGFACSLCPFATHYPNHLARHMKTHSGEKPFRCARCPYASAHLDNLKRHQRVHTGEKPYKCPLCPYACGNLANLKRHGRIHSGDKPFRCSLCNYSCNQSMNLKRHMLRHTGEKPFRCATCAYTTGHWDNYKRHQKVHGHGGAGGPGLSAPEGWAPPHSPTSVLSTRGPAALGATGSRALHTDSP; from the exons ATGCCCCGAAGGAAGCAAAGCCACCCGCAGCCCGTGAAATGCGAGGGGGTCAAAG TGGATACTGAAGATTCTTTCGACGAAGGACCTGGGGCCCTGGTGTTGGAGAGTGATCTGCTACTAGGCCAAGATCTGGAGtttgaggaggaagaggaggaaggtgaCGGCCATAACGACCAGCTCATGGGCTTTGAGAGAGACTCCGAAG GAGACTCTCAGGGGGCCAGACCTGGACTTCCCTATGGGCTGAGTGATGACGAGTCTGGGGGCGGCCGGGCACTAAGTGCGGAGAGTGAAGTTGAGGAGCCAGCCAGGGGTCGAGGGGAGGCCAGGGGTGAGAGGCCAGGCCCAGCCTGTCAGCTGTGTGGGGGGCCGACAGGTGAGGGGCCGTGTTGTGGGGCAGGAGGGCCGGGTGGGGGGCCCCCGCTGCCCCCACGGCTACTGTACTCATGCCGCCTCTGCGCCTTCGTGTCCCACTACTCGAGCCACCTGAAGcggcacatgcagacacacagcgGGGAGAAGCCGTTCCGCTGTGGCCGCTGCCCTTACGCCTCAGCCCAGCTCGTCAACCTGACGCGACATACCCGCACCCACACTGGCGAGAAGCCCTACCGCTGTCCCCACTGCCCCTTTGCCTGCAGCAGCCTGGGCAACCTGAGGCGGCATCAGCGCACCCACACAGGGCCTCCCACTCCTCCATGCCCGACCTGTGGCTTCCGATGCTGTGCTCCACGACCAACCCGGCCTCCCAGTCCCACAGAGCAGGAGGGGACAATGCCCCGTCGATCAGAAG ATGCTCTGATCCTTCCAGAGTTGAGCCTCCATGTGCCACCAGGTGGTGCCAGTTTCCTGCCAGACTGTGGGCAGCTTCGGGGTGAAGGGGAGGGTTTGTGTGGAACTGGATCAGAACCACTGCCAGAGCTACTGTTTCCCTGGACCTGCCGGGGTTGTGGACAGGAACTAGAGGAGGGTGAGGGCAGCCGTTTAGGAACTGCCATGTGTGGGCGCTGCATGCGAGGAGAGGCTGGAGGGGGTGCCAGTGGGGGACCCCAGACCCCCAGTGACAAAGGCTTCGCCTGTAGTCTCTGCCCCTTTGCCACTCACTACCCCAACCACCTGGCTCGGCACATGAAGACTCACAGTGGTGAGAAACCCTTCCGCTGTGCCCGCTGCCCATACGCCTCTGCTCATCTGGATAACCTGAAAAGGCACCAGCGCGTCCATACAGGAGAGAAGCCCTACAAGTGCCCCCTCTGTCCGTACGCCTGTGGCAACCTGGCCAACCTCAAGCGTCATGGTCGCATCCACTCCGGTGACAAACCTTTTCGGTGTAGCCTTTGCAACTACAGCTGCAACCAGAGCATGAACCTCAAACGTCACATGCTGCGACATACGGGCGAGAAGCCCTTCCGGTGTGCCACCTGCGCCTACACCACAGGCCACTGGGACAACTACAAGCGCCATCAGAAGGTGCATGGTCATGGTGGGGCAGGAGGGCCTGGTCTCTCTGCCCCAGAGGGCTGGGCCCCACCTCATAGCCCAACCTCTGTTTTGAGCACTCGGGGTCCAGCAGCCCTGGGTGCTACTGGTAGCAGGGCTCTCCATACAGACTCACCTTGA
- the Snx17 gene encoding sorting nexin-17 has translation MHFSIPETESRSGDSGGSAYVAYNIHVNGVLHCRVRYSQLLGLHEQLRKEYGANVLPAFPPKKLFSLTPAEVEQRREQLEKYMQAVRQDPLLGSSETFNSFLRRAQQETQQVPTEEVSLEVLLSNGQKVLVNVLTSDQTEDVLEAVAAKLDLPDDLIGYFSLFLVREKEDGAFSFVRKLQEFELPYVSVTSLRSQEYKIVLRKSYWDSAYDDDVMENRVGLNLLYAQTVSDIEHGWILVTKEQHRQLKSLQEKVSKKEFLRLAQTLRHYGYLRFDACVADFPEKDCPVVVSAGNSELSLQLRLPGQQLREGSFRVTRMRCWRVTSSVPLPSGGTSSPSRGRGEVRLELAFEYLMSKDRLQWVTITSPQAIMMSICLQSMVDELMVKKSGGSIRKMLRRRVGATLRRSDSQQAVKSPPLLESPDASRESMVKLSSKLSAVSLRGIGSPSTDASASAVHGNFAFEGIGDEDL, from the exons ATGCACTTTTCCATTCCTGAAACCGAGTCCCGCAGCGGGGACAGCGGCGGCTCCGCCTACGTG GCCTATAATATTCACGTGAATGGAGTCCTGCACTGTCGGGTGCGCTACAGCCAGCTCCTGGGGCTGCACGAGCAG CTTCGGAAGGAGTATGGGGCCAATGTGCTTCCTGCGTTCCCCCCAAAGAAGCTTTTCTCCCTGACGCCTGCAGAGGTAGAGCAGAGGCGAGAGCAGTTAGAGAAGTACATGCAagctg TTCGGCAAGACCCATTGCTTGGGAGCAGTGAAACCTTTAATAGTTTTCTACGTCGGGCCCAACAG GAGACACAACAGGTCCCCACAGAGGAGGTTTCTTTGGAAGTGCTGCTCAGCAACGGACAGAAAGTGCTGGTCAACGTGCTAACTTCCGACCAGACCGAAGATGTTCTGGAG GCCGTGGCTGCAAAGCTGGATCTTCCAGATGACTTGATCGGTTATTTTAGTCTCTTCCTTGTTCGAGAAAAAGAAGATGGAGCCTTTTCTT TTGTACGGAAGCTGCAGGAGTTTGAGCTGCCTTACGTATCTGTCACCAGTCTTCGGAGTCAAGAGTATAAGATTGTGCTCAGAAAGAG TTATTGGGACTCTGCCTATGATGACGATGTCATGGAGAACCGGGTTGGCCTGAACCTGCTTTATGCTCAG ACGGTGTCGGATATTGAGCATGGGTGGATCCTAGTCACCAAAGAGCAGCACCGGCAGCTCAAATCTCTGCAAGAGAAGGTCTCCAAGAAGGAG TTCCTGCGGTTGGCCCAAACCCTGCGGCACTACGGCTATCTGCGCTTTGATGCCTGTGTGGCAGACTTTCCAGAGAAGGACTGCCCCGTGGTGGTGAGCGCAGGAAACAGTGAGCTCAGTCTCCAGTTGCGACTGCCGGGCCAGCAACTCCGTGAAGGCTCTTTCCGGGTTACCCGCATGCGGTGCTGGCGGGTCACCTCCTCT GTGCCGCTCCCCAGTGGAGGCACGAGCAGCCCAAGCCGGGGTCGGGGTGAGGTACGCCTGGAGCTGGCTTTTGAATACCTCATGAGCAAGGACCGGCTACAATGGGTCACCATCACCAGCCCACAG GCTATCATGATGAGCATCTGCCTGCAGTCCATGGTGGATGAGCTGATGGTGAAGAAATCTGGGGGTAGTATCAGGAAG ATGCTGCGTCGGCGGGTGGGAGCCACACTGAGACGTTCAGACAGCCAGCAAGCAGTCAAGTCCCCGCCATTGCTT GAGTCCCCAGATGCCAGCCGGGAGTCcatggtcaaactctca AGTAAGCTGAGTGCTGTGAGCTTGCGGGGAATTGGCAGTCCCAGCACAGATGCCAGCGCCAGTGCCGTCCATGGCAATTTCGCCTTCGAGGGCATTGGAGATGAGGATCTGTAA